In Candidatus Methylomirabilis tolerans, the sequence ACCACCTGAACCGCTATCTGGGTGTTGTGTCAAGCCATGTCGGAAGCCCTTTGTATTTCCTGCCCGTGGTCGTTCTCGGCTTTCTCCCATGGAGTGCGACGCTGCCCAATGCCTTTGGCCGGCTCTGGACTATCCGAAGCCGACTACGCGTTGAGCTGACCGAACGGCAGGAGCTGCTGCTCTTTTTGTGGCTCTGGTGCGGTGTTGTCGTGCTCTTTTTCTCGTTCTCCCGCACGAAACTCCCCTCCTACATTTTTCCTGCTGTTCCTGCGCTTGCGCTGTTGGCAGGGGCTGCGGGAGAAGCTGTTCTCGACGAACGACAACAAGAGGGGAGATGGGCGAAGGTAGGTGACTGGTTCATGGGTGGGATGGTTTGTTCACTGGTCCTTATCCTTCTGTTGCTGCCGTCCATTGTCGATCGCATTCGTCTTCGCGAGGCGCCGGACATCCCGCCATTTGACTTCGGGTTTACGCCTTATGTGCTGGCCGTCCTGTTTCTGGTTGGGCTGACCTTCGCAATAGCAGCCAGACGAAGAGGGCAGGGGAATATGGCAGCGACCGCGATGGCGGGCACGATGATCCTGAGCATCGTACTGGCCGTCCGTCAGGTTGCGCCGGCTGTTCAGGAAAGTATGCAGAAGTCTCTCCGTGATATCGCTCTTATGGCCAGGCAGGAGCTTCGCTCCGTCGACCTTGTGGTGACCTACGACCTGAATGCGCCCAGCCTTGTATTTTACTCAGAAAGACCGGTTGCGATCATCAGGAAGGGCGAGGAATCTGAGTTTCAGCGTCTTGCCGCGACTCATGAGCGACTCTTCATTGTCGCGAAGGCCGCCGCCGAGACACGCTTGCGAAAGATTCCGGACATTTTCCCCTTGGACAGGCGAGGGGGGTATGTCCTATACTCTAACCATTATGGTCCGTAAGACAGGTCTGATTGACGTAGAGGCACGCACATGATTGCTGAGACGATTCTCTCCCCTGTAGCTCCTGAACTCGCCTTAGTCGAAGAGCGGCTGCTCCAAGACATCAGCGGCGATGTGGAGTTGATCTCCGAGATTATCCGGTACGTGCTGAAGAGCGGAGGGAAACGGGTGCGACCTGCGCTGCTGTTACTTTCGGCCAAGCTCTGTGGCTACGGCGGCGGTTCACGCAATGTCGATCTGGCGGCGGTGGCCGAGTATATGCACGCGGCTACGCTCATCCATGATGATATTATCGATCG encodes:
- a CDS encoding glycosyltransferase family 39 protein, translating into MGSLLFSVCLLLFFYRLDSLSLFDADEPAYAEAAREMLISGDWITPHFNFQPRFDKPILFYWLIALAYKGFGIGEYAARFWSAIFATGLTLSIYQFGRQLLGQRGACIAALAFATNVGTVVLARAAVTDMTLAFCMTWVLFSFFDVYLTTDKTRERLLFVGYLAMALAVLTKGPIGLLLPGLIIGLFLVIRRKARTTLSRLRLLPGIGLFAVIALPWYLLVLRENGWAFIQGFFVQHHLNRYLGVVSSHVGSPLYFLPVVVLGFLPWSATLPNAFGRLWTIRSRLRVELTERQELLLFLWLWCGVVVLFFSFSRTKLPSYIFPAVPALALLAGAAGEAVLDERQQEGRWAKVGDWFMGGMVCSLVLILLLLPSIVDRIRLREAPDIPPFDFGFTPYVLAVLFLVGLTFAIAARRRGQGNMAATAMAGTMILSIVLAVRQVAPAVQESMQKSLRDIALMARQELRSVDLVVTYDLNAPSLVFYSERPVAIIRKGEESEFQRLAATHERLFIVAKAAAETRLRKIPDIFPLDRRGGYVLYSNHYGP